The following are from one region of the Bacteroidota bacterium genome:
- a CDS encoding T9SS type A sorting domain-containing protein has product MKSKKEAYGLLSTVYGFLNYKLVVLLFVLTVNCKLETVNCFAQELVQDRDFQQGFYVRDRFSGLFAGPITCDSTLASPVWNTAEWGSQTTFLAMTPSTLPDSMCQWADNNKDFRFGTLGAEEYELYFGVNSQSEFNNIYRANGEPWPHLLIEQRFSPPYDFPGQGPGCPSISTLDSLIFQIDSKLLYNQTIMTTGYDPSLHAAEFLVYFTVQNLNVSSSGYGKYVWLGMQLYDDRFAIPYAGVSYDTATATLINQIPYYDYSSETTHNGTWVHAQVNLIPYVIAALDTAWANGFLNESTDLADYKIGGMNMGWELPGMNISTVGVKGISLVAYQAVTGVNQLENENAHSVNIYPNPSNGTFQIQVAGGSSNEYKIEIYNVFGEKIHSSAMNNERLTINMSGANSEIYFLNIKAGDMPITRKLIIQK; this is encoded by the coding sequence ATGAAATCCAAAAAAGAAGCTTACGGTTTACTGTCTACTGTTTACGGTTTTTTAAACTATAAACTTGTTGTGTTGTTATTTGTATTAACTGTAAACTGTAAACTAGAGACTGTAAATTGTTTTGCCCAGGAACTTGTTCAGGACCGGGATTTTCAGCAGGGATTTTATGTGAGAGACAGGTTCTCCGGATTATTTGCAGGACCAATAACTTGCGACAGCACACTTGCCTCTCCTGTGTGGAATACTGCTGAATGGGGAAGCCAAACCACTTTTCTTGCTATGACACCTTCCACTTTGCCTGATAGCATGTGCCAGTGGGCAGATAACAACAAAGATTTTCGTTTCGGTACATTGGGCGCAGAAGAATATGAGTTGTACTTTGGCGTAAACTCTCAAAGTGAATTCAACAACATTTACCGCGCAAACGGAGAGCCATGGCCACATCTTTTGATTGAGCAGCGATTCAGCCCTCCCTATGATTTTCCGGGTCAGGGTCCGGGCTGCCCGTCTATTTCAACTCTTGATTCTTTAATCTTTCAGATTGACTCGAAACTTTTATACAACCAGACCATCATGACTACCGGATACGATCCTAGTTTGCATGCAGCAGAATTTTTGGTGTATTTTACTGTGCAAAACTTAAACGTGTCTTCGTCTGGTTACGGTAAGTATGTATGGTTAGGAATGCAATTGTATGACGATAGATTTGCAATTCCCTACGCTGGTGTTTCTTATGATACCGCCACCGCTACTTTAATAAACCAAATACCCTATTATGATTATTCAAGTGAAACCACTCACAACGGAACTTGGGTGCATGCTCAAGTCAATTTAATTCCTTACGTGATTGCCGCTCTTGATACCGCTTGGGCAAATGGGTTTTTAAACGAGTCCACCGATCTTGCAGATTACAAAATAGGCGGAATGAATATGGGTTGGGAACTTCCGGGAATGAATATCTCTACTGTTGGAGTGAAAGGAATAAGTCTGGTTGCTTATCAGGCAGTAACAGGAGTAAACCAACTAGAAAATGAAAATGCTCATTCGGTGAACATTTACCCAAATCCTTCCAACGGAACATTTCAAATACAAGTGGCAGGAGGCAGCAGCAATGAATACAAAATAGAAATCTATAATGTTTTTGGAGAGAAAATACATTCCTCAGCGATGAATAATGAACGATTAACAATTAATATGAGCGGAGCGAATAGCGAAATTTATTTTCTGAATA